In Arachis hypogaea cultivar Tifrunner chromosome 17, arahy.Tifrunner.gnm2.J5K5, whole genome shotgun sequence, a single window of DNA contains:
- the LOC140180528 gene encoding secreted RxLR effector protein 161-like, whose translation MHPNIKLDKDEHGRNVDEIRYRGMIGSLMYLTSSRPDIIQSVRVCSRFQSKPKESHLSAVKRIIRYVLGTTDYGLWFPKTDSFQLVGFCDADFAGDRIDRRSTSGMCCFLGKSLIVWSSKKQATVALSTAEAEYIAASSCCSQLLWLKTQLAGYKLNVSNIPLFCDNMSAINIFKNPILHSRTKHIEVRFHSIREHVQNGNLDIQFVNSEGQLADIFTKPLIEDTFCKLRTELGILTSSLFS comes from the coding sequence ATGCATCCCAATATCAAGCTTGATAAGGATGAACATGGTAGAAATGTTGATGAGATACGCTATAGAGGGATGATTGGATCTTTGATGTATCTAACCTCCTCAAGGCCTGATATCATCCAAAGTGTTAGAGTTtgctcaaggtttcaatcaaAGCCTAAGGAGTCCCACCTCTCAGCTGTCAAGAGGATCATCCGATATGTGCTTGGTACCACtgattatggtttatggtttcctAAGACTGATTCATTTCAATTAGTGGGTttctgtgatgcagattttgctggagaTAGAATTGATAGAAGAAGCACAAGTGGCATGTGCTGCTTTCTTGGGAAATCTCTCATTGTTTGGTCTAGCAAAAAGCAAGCTACAGTAGCCCTTTCAACAGCCGAAGCTGAATATATTGCAgcctcttcttgttgttctcaattaTTATGGCTGAAAACTCAACTAGCTGGCTATAAACTGAATGTCTCAAATATTCCATTATTTTGTGACAACATGAGTGCTAtcaatattttcaaaaaccctattttgcactcaagaacaaaacacattgaaGTTCGATTTCATTCtataagagaacatgtgcaaaatggAAATTTAGATATTCAGTTTGTTAATTCTGAGGGTCAGCTGGCTGATATTTTCACCAAACCATTGATAGAGGATACGTTCTGCAAGTTACGAACTGAATTGGGCATTCTTACTTCATCTTTGTTTTCTTAA